From a region of the Triticum aestivum cultivar Chinese Spring chromosome 7D, IWGSC CS RefSeq v2.1, whole genome shotgun sequence genome:
- the LOC123167001 gene encoding uncharacterized protein — MVVVGGGGGNAWAKEMTLRRRMASIFNKTREHFPSLKDYNDYLEEVEDMTFNLIEGIDVEAIEARIARYQQENAEQIYLSRAKRAEDLAAALKASRMVAVKAGPSDMAAGTSQGISGGAGVQGQYAPAAVPGGLNQPRPTGNAPQPIGGSSDPLHGYDEETMRLRAERGARAGGWTAELGRRRALEEAFSSIFV; from the exons atggtggtggtggggggcggcggcgggaATGCGTGGGCGAAGGAGATGACCCTCCGCCGGAGGATGGCCAGCAT ATTCAACAAGACGCGGGAGCACTTCCCGTCGCTGAAAGACTACAACGATTACCTGGAGGAGGTCGAGGATATGA CATTCAACCTCATCGAAGGAATCGACGTCGAGGCGATCGAGGCGAGGATTGCCAGGTATCAGCAGGAAAATGCTGAGCAGATATACCTGTCGCGAGCTAAAAGG GCTGAAGATCTCGCCGCGGCGCTTAAAGCGAGCAGAATGGTTGCTGTAAAGGCTGGCCCCAGTGATATG GCTGCTGGAACCTCCCAGGGTATTAGTGGTGGAGCAGGAGTTCAAGGCCAGTATGCACCTGCCGCCGTTCCTGGTGGGTTGAATCAGCCTCGTCCGACAGGTAACGCCCCGCAGCCAATCGGTGGTTCATCCGATCCTCTACATGGATATGACGAGGAGACCATGCGGCTACGCGCGGAGAGAGGAGCTCGGGCAGGTGGTTGGACTGCTGAGTTGGGTAGGCGAAGAGCACTGGAGGAGGCATTTAGCAGCATATTCGTATAA
- the LOC123166999 gene encoding fanconi-associated nuclease 1 homolog, whose amino-acid sequence MAPSRPPTALAGAMLTGRESLARLIGRRRRSPLPAPLAAALLSPSHSTPHQADDAGAGEAAAAGPSSSGGGAGAERVACPVCGEFIPGSDYCVNTHLDICLSRGAKRKLTQSSLLDFRFSKKTTAEPTPDILNNSDEAENKGLTDGDVSTDRELSSMNGVTGSPKDSGTTSLTGCLHGSPGISKTLNTCIPSNAGLPIIKNAENDDAVEKASSCLLSAGTTSVSIDACPDADSSTTVAVDTVIVGRRFRESFELQEGMGITVVRDPQNAKDPDAVKVLYAGSDCGQMLGYLPRELAKVLAPLLDTHFMECEGFVAGLPEQQLDNVPIQLTCQKCENDNQNYEDLRYQQSLWENFLGVVRNGNFQQPSGARYQANFNTMLLDVMTNHTHLFSDTETSFLGSFKSLSNDGQRLLVKIYTRKGPWFRLSSISYCEISDVEHAAMELKLAGYIDMFSGTDVPFEHDMKEILNVLSVPEMKEILKELPKDNTNCTRRHELLSTLLSMHNNGTCTVLPKRIFKWTGTCIRVSNMADELLWLVQRLFFLNGDQDLSSFLLVDLGLVKFPDYTCSVVHRIFQERNDLLQYEEAIRVAQFMDESLDNDNMELVSRCTDLSENRLCTSLKEEDSSLADSPPSFYSCFSSTWIYSKILTLGVSVYERERRYADAIRTLKILLSKVASGRRRGYWTLRLSIDLEHMGRPNESLSIAEGGVTDPWIRAGSKIALQKRALRLGKPPRRWKVPSYADSLKRNIKEVNIEGRPLNCEIGAKNVFYGYDGDRCGVEQLALQYYADEGGGWQGTHSEGGIWMTIFGLLMWDVIFSEVCDVFHSKFQTAPLDFETDDFYKSRKDLIEAQLKRIQDGMAEEMLISSWELHQGTSCKGVNWDRHPMADVRAVVAGVGGHRLALLLRHLALDYRSWSSGMPDLLLWHFLDERGGAEAKLVEVKGPKDKLSEQQRAWIFVLMDFGFDVEVCKVSLVSKRR is encoded by the exons ATGGCCCCGTCCCGGCCGCCGACGGCGCTGGCGGGGGCTATGCTGACCGGCAGGGAGAGCCTGGCCCGCCtcatcggccgccgccgccgctcccctctccccgcccccctcgccgccgcgctcctctccccctcccacTCCACCCCCCACCAG GCCGACGACGCGGGCGCGGGCGAGGCGGCCGCtgcgggcccttcttcgtcgggagGGGGCGCCGGCGCGGAGCGGGTGGCCTGCCCCGTCTGCGGCGAGTTCATCCCCGGCTCGGACTACTGCGTCAACACCCACCTCG ATATATGCCTCTCCAGAGGAGCGAAACGGAAGTTAACACAGAGCAGCCTTCTCGATTTCAGATTCAGCAAAAAAACAACAGCTGAGCCTACTCCAGACATTTTGAACAACAGTGACGAGGCAGAAAACAAGGGACTGACGGATGGAGACGTATCTACCGACAGAGAACTTTCCTCCATGAATGGCGTCACTGGAAGTCCCAAGGATAGCGGAACCACTTCATTAACTGGTTGTCTGCATGGTTCGCCTGGCATTTCTAAGACGCTCAATACATGTATACCTTCAAATGCTGGCTTGCCAATTATAAAGAATGCTGAAAATGATGATGCAGTCGAGAAGGCCTCTTCCTGTTTGCTTTCAGCAGGAACAACTTCTGTCAGTATCGATGCATGTCCAGACGCAGATTCTAGCACCACGGTAGCTGTTGATACTGTCATAGTGGGCCGGAGGTTCCGTGAAAGCTTTGAACTGCAAGAAGGCATGGGCATTACTGTTGTAAGAGACCCCCAGAATGCCAAGGACCCTGATGCTGTCAAG GTGCTTTATGCAGGGTCTGACTGTGGGCAGATGCTTGGATATCTGCCTCGAGAGCTGGCTAAAGTCTTGGCTCCTCTACTGGACACACATTTCATGGAATGCGAG GGATTTGTGGCTGGTTTGCCTGAACAACAGCTTGACAATGTGCCCATCCAGCTAACTTGTCAGAAATGTGAAAATGACAATCAGAATTATGAAGATCTGAGATACCAACAATCCTTGTGGGAAAATTTTCTTGGTGTTGTTAGAAATGGAAATTTCCAGCAACCTAGCGGTGCAAGATACCAGGCAAATTTCAATACGATGCTATTGGATGTTATGACCAACCATACACACCTTTTCAGTGATACGGAAACATCATTTTTAG GATCTTTTAAGTCGTTATCGAATGATGGCCAAAGGCTTTTAGTGAAGATTTACACTCGAAAAG GGCCATGGTTTAGGTTGAGCAGCATTTCGTATTGTGAGATATCAGATGTTGAGCATGCAGCCATGGAGCTGAAGT TGGCAGGTTACATAGACATGTTTTCTGGCACCGATGTTCCATTTGAACATGATATGAAAGAGATTCTCAATGTGCTAAGTGTTCCTGAAATGAAGGAAATCCTAAAGGAGCTCCCTAAG GATAACACAAACTGCACCCGTCGACATGAGCTTCTTAGCACCCTTCTCTCTATGCACAATAATGGAACCTG CACAGTGCTACCAAAGCGAATTTTTAAATGGACAGGAACCTGTATAAGAGTCTCCAATATGGCTGATGAACTTCTCTGGCTTGTTCAG AGGCTATTTTTTCTAAATGGTGATCAAGATCTTTCATCCTTTCTATTAGTGGATCTTGGTCTGGTGAAATTCCCAGACTACACATGCAGCGTTGTTCATCGTATTTTTCAAGAAAGAAATGATTTACTTCAGTATGAAGAG GCAATTCGAGTGGCACAGTTCATGGATGAATCTCTTGATAACGATAACATGGAATTAGTGTCAAGATGCACTGATTTGTCTGAGAATCGACTATGCACTTCGTTAAAAGAAGAAGATAGCAGTTTAGCTGATTCTCCTCCATCATTCTATTCATGCTTTTCATCTACCTGGATCTATTCCAAAATACTCACATTAGGTGTCTCTGTTTACGAACGCGAACGCAG GTATGCAGATGCAATAAGGACTCTAAAGATACTACTTAGTAAAGTTGCTTCTGGTAGACGGCGAGGATATTGGACACTGAGATTATCTATTGATTTGGAGCATATGGGTCGCCCTAATGAGAGCCTTTCAATAGCTGAAGGAGGAGTGACCGACCCATGGATCCGTGCTGGGTCAAAGATTGCACTGCAGAAGAGAGCTCTGCGTTTAGGCAAACCTCCACGGCGCTGGAAAGTTCCCAGTTATGCTGATTCTCTTAAGAGAAACATAAAAGAG GTGAACATCGAAGGAAGGCCATTAAATTGTGAAATAGGAGCAAAGAATGTGTTTTATGGCTATGATGGTGACCGTTGTGGGGTAGAGCAATTAGCTTTGCAGTATTATGCTGATGAGGGAGGTGGCTGGCAAGGTACCCATTCAGAAGGTGGCATATGGATGACAATCTTTGGCCTTCTAATGTGGGATGTAATATTCTCAGAAGTATGCGATGTTTTCCATTCTAAATTTCAG ACAGCCCCTCTTGATTTTGAAACAGACGACTTCTACAAGTCAAGAAAGGACCTTATAGAAGCACAGTTGAAAAGGATACAAGATGGAATGGCCGAAGAGATGCTTATCAGCTCCTGGGAGCTACATCAAGGGACATCCTGCAAGGGTGTCAATTGGGACCGGCATCCAATGGCCGATGTACGGGCTGTCGTTGCGGGCGTTGGTGGGCATCGCTTGGCACTACTTCTCCGGCATCTAGCCCTCGATTACAGGAGCTGGTCCAGCGGGATGCCTGATCTGCTGCTATGGCATTTCCTGGATGAACGAGGTGGTGCTGAAGCTAAACTTGTGGAGGTCAAAGGACCAAAGGATAAGCTCTCTGAGCAGCAACGGGCTTGGATTTTCGTCCTGATGGATTTTGGGTTTGATGTGGAAGTTTGCAAAGTGAGCCTAGTTTCTAAGCGGCGATAA